Below is a genomic region from Elephas maximus indicus isolate mEleMax1 chromosome 22, mEleMax1 primary haplotype, whole genome shotgun sequence.
accacaaagacgactaacaatcccacacttcaaaataaaaaaacaagataaacataaagactcagcaaaaacaaattcaactacaatgaaaaagaggaacacataatttacaaaggaaaacttctcagcacaaaaaagtaagtggaaaaatgaaactgtcaacaacacacacaaaaaagcatcaaaatgacagcaccaaactcatacctatctataatcaccctgaatgtaaatggaccaaatgcaccaataaagagatggagagttgcagaatggataaaaaaacatgattccagctatatgcttcctacaagagacacaccttagacttagagacacaaacaaactaaaactcaaaggatggaaaaaaatatattaagcaaaaggttggcagttcaaatcaaccaggcactctgtggaaaccccatggggcagttcttctctataggtctctacagggtcactatgagtcggaattgactcaacagtaatgggtttggtttttggtttacttagCACAGCAAGAATTCATAAAACTGAAATACTAGAGGGTTGGAAGTGTTCTGTAGGGTTACACTCAGTCACACAGAAAAGCAATGCAATGGCCTGTGAAGGGGTGTCCTGCTGTGAGGCAGAGTTTAATGTCCTTTTTAGGTCCTGCAGCTCAACATTGAACTTCCCTAAAATGGAGGCTTTTAAAATACCACTTTAAAATAAATCACTTACTTGAGCATGGAAGCAGGTCAAAACCTAATACAAGCGAACAAGAACCCCAACTTATTTTAACATAGACTTTTCACCACCACTGGCAATTCACAGCAGGCTCAAGTCTTCAAACATCTAATGAAATTTCATGTTTTCAGATAGCTTTTTTTTGCTAACTAGAGTAATTGTAGAGTTCTAGCGTAGGAAAGCAATCCATGTTTGCGCAGAGGATGGCATGGGAACATTGCTCAAATTCAGTGTGTCTGTCCTCAAAAAACAGACAATTGCTCTTTTCTCAGTctttcggaaaaaaaaaaaaatcatgtagagTCCTGGTggccacaaacagttaagcactcagctgcttactgaaaggtggcagttcaattccttgggagaaagatctggagatctgctcacataaagggtacagccaagaaaaccctagggggcagttccactctgtaacgcatggggtcactatgagtcgaaatcagctcgatgccacctaacaacgaCGACTTTGGAGTTAATTCActttgattaattaaaaaaaaagaaaaacatccccATAATTCTGAGCAGCATCTGCtccccatccaaaaaaaaaaaaaccatatgcaTGCTGAGATTTCTTaaattcttctgaaaaatcatgctgTTTAGCCCGAcgttattattattgtggtggtggttttgTTAATTAGATAAGCCAAGCAGATGACAGTGAATTTGGTCTTGAACGCTAAAGGCTGGATCTTTATCTACAGCCTTCCAAAAGAATGCTTTCTAAATATCAGTGATTCACAAATGACAATCGGCCTGCCTAAGCTTATCCTTTACTTTTAGAAAATTTTGTGGGCTCCTGTCAGCCCGgggaatttttattacttgtttatgGAAACAGTAGGTTGCATAAGAGTCTagctggcttttgtttttttttttaagctatttcgCAGTTTCCTGGTAACCATTCAGTCATCTATTTCAACACTCTGAGAGGGAATAAAGGCGGGTGCGAGCCACACATTCACCACAAAGACACACACCTCTTCCCTTGAGCATTCGCTGGGTGAGGCGCTCTGTCCAACTAACCAGATCCACTCATGACCGGGAACGTCCCGCAGAAAGACGGCACTTTTCTCCAGGTAGACCACAAGAACTGCTGTGTGTTTCGGGATGATTTAATCCCCAAGGTGTTGGCACCAGTGTTGGGGCTGGAATTTGTGTTTGGGGTCCTGGGCAATGGTGTTGCTCTGTGGATTTTCTGCTTCCACCTCAAGTCCTGGAAATCCAGCCGGGTTTTCCTTTTCAACCTGGCAGTGGCTGACTTTCTCCTCATCATCTGCCTGCCTTTCCTGACAGACAACTACGTAAGGAAATGGGACTGGAGGTTTGGGGACATAGCCTGCCGGTTGATGCTCTTCATGTTGGCCATGAACCGCCAGGGCAGCATCATCTTCCTCACAGTGGTGGCCGTGGACAGGTATTTCCGGGTGGTCCATCCCCACCATGCTGTAAACAAGATCTCCAAACAGACGGCTGCCATCATCTCCTGCCTGTTGTGGGGAGTCACCATTGGCCTGACCTGTCATCTCCTCAATAAAGATTGGCTGACCGAAAACAACGGTGCGTTTTTGTGCAGCAGCTTTAGCATCTGCAAAAGCTTTGGGTGGCATGATGCCATGTTCCTTCTGGAGTTCTTCTTGCCCCTGGGAATTGTCCTGTACTGCTCGGCTAGAATCGTCTGGAGCCTGCGGCagaggaaaatggacaagcacgtGAACATCAAGAGAGCCATTCGCTTTATCTTGGTGGTAGCCCTGGTCTTTGTCATCTGCTTCCTGCCCAGTGTGGCCGTGAGGATAAGCATCTTCCGGCTCCTGTACACAGTGGGGATAGAGGATTGTAGCTCCTATCGCTCGGTTGACCTGGCATTTTTCCTGACTCTCAGCTTCACCTACATGAACAGCATGCTGGACCCCCTTGTGTACTACTTCTCCAGCCCATCTTTCCCCAACTTCTTCTCCTCCATGATCAACCGCTGCCTCCGGAAGAAGTCAACAGGTGAGTCAGAAAATAACCGGAGCACGAGCCTGGAGCTCACAGAGGACCAGACCACCACCAGGAGTGCTCCGGAGGCTTTAACAGCTAAATAAGGTGAGCTATTGAGCCCCCAATATGTGACCAGAGCCACTCCTTAATTAACCCAGCCAAGACGCAAGATTGTCACCAAGAACCACGATCTCCAGATACACAGTTTAGCTGGGGCACAGAGCAACATCACCGGACTTGGCCCAAGGTTTCCCGGGACTTCCACATTCAGAAAATCAGACTTAGAGTGTGGCCGAGTGAGCCACTTGGTTGGAGGTTGTTACTACAGAAATCTTGGAGAGAAGGTAGAGGAAAGCTTTTAGGCTTCTGAAACTCTTGCTTAATCTCTGCCACTCACAGGACTGAAGATGGCAACGTTTTCAACATTTCTGCTGATCAGACTCAGAGGCACAGAGAAGCCCATTGGCACCTGTGACTTGCTGGCCTCCTTGCTTCACTTGCTGAGACTTGGACAAGTCTCAACTCCTGGGGCAACAATTAGCATGACTGTGGACTCCAGCTGGGAGAAGAACTGAGTGATTGGAGGGTAGCTATGTTTCAACTGGAAGAAGCCTAGACATCATTAAACAAGACAATAGGTCAACTGTGCTTGAGGGGACCAATTCATCTTTCAGCCAGGCTGTAGCAGAAACAgactaggcaaaaaaaaaaaaaacactcacaaACTTTGGTTAGTATCTGAGTTGCCAGTGGAGGTAAGAAAGAAGGCAATGAGCTCCAGGAGGGCCTGAGCTAAACAGTGTTGTTAAGGGGAAGGAAAAGGTCTTCGTGCTCCAACCAAGGACTAATTCATTCCTCTCTTGTTTACACTAATTTGAGGGTTGAGCAGGTAAAAGCGCTCCAGGAAAGAAAGCAGCTTCCCACCTCTGTTTGTTTTTCCCATTAAAAGGGGAGCTTGCTGCTGCCCAGTGGTTAAGGGGGGGAGAGTCCCCCTGGTTCTGTGGCTTATCACTTGTGTGTTTCTTACTTAGAATAAATCTACCCCTTCAATAAACTTTGATATGGGACACAGTCCGGCGTTGCATATGTCTGGGTCATGGTTCACAGAAATGCACTTCTTACTTAAGCAAGGACAATTATGGGTTGTTAACTATGTCCTGTTAGAAAAATCGGATACTGTAAAGTGAGAACAGGATACAGCCACTGAGCTACATCATGAGACAGCTAAGTAAAAATTGCCTAGGTGTGGGACAAGGATGGAAAAGGACTGGGAACAAATAAGAATTATTAATAAAGATTTTTTTGGGAAGGGTAGATTGTGAATGCATCTTAAATTCTCTTTAGAGTTTGGTGAATGTTGCTACTAGTACTTGTGTAGTAAATAAGGAACTGGCCCAGAATGGGAAGAAGAGAGGGCTTCCTAGGGGAATAGTTTCAGTACCCGGTTCTGGGTTAGAGAAGAGATGAGTTGGTTTGAATCTCTCATCAGTCCAAGTTTCTCATACATTTTTCACTTCTAGTTTGTGTCACTCCTCAATTCTTTAACAAGAGGAGGCTTGCCTTGATCTCCCAACTTGGATACAGATAAGAAACTTAGAGACGCAGATTCCCAGCCCTGGAtagcaagaaatgaagaaagaaaggtaGAGGTTCCTGAATTTCTTAAATGCAGAGCCGATTGCTTGTTGTATCTCAAAGCAACATCACAAGAAGTAGAAAGTTAAAAGCAGGGATCACCTTACTAGAGCGGAAGAAATGGCAGACTAGTACTCATAAGAGCATAGGGACACTCCCAAGCCTCAAGTCTGAGTCAGCAGGGAGTCGGTTATGAAAGCTGAATTCTTTGAGCAGACAAGGTGGTTTGCGAGTGTTCAGAACTCAGCAActcacattcattcatttgttcacatATTCAGTCCATTTTACGTACTAAGCACCAACTCTGTGCCAAGTGCTGTTCTGGTAGGtagaaagagaggaaagaggaaggTAGCCAAGTGTCTTCTTCTGATAGAACTCACACTCCAGAGGGGCAGGCAGAtggtgaacaaatgaatgaaaagggaatttttttttttttgtactttagatgaaggtttacaaaataaactagcttctcattaaacaattaagacacatattgttttgtgacattggttaccaacaccacaacatgtcaaaactctcccttctCGCCTTAGGTTTccgattaccagctttcctgtcccctcttgccttctagtccttgcccctgggctggtgtgcccatttagtctcattttgttttctgggcctgtctaatctttggctgaagagtgaacctcagagtgacttcagtcctgagctataagggtgtctaaggaccatattctcggggtttctccagtctctttcaggccagtaagtctggctgaAACAGAATTTtggattgctattttttttttttttttatggagacctaggtttgattcctggccaatgtacctcatgcccaGCCATTACCTGTGTATTTTGCAGTCATCTGTTTCAACACTATGACATGATATAAAGGTGGGTGCTAAGTCACACATTCGCCGTATAGATTCATATCTCTTTCCTTAAGCGCTCTCTAGGTGAGGCACTCCATTGGACTAATGGACCCACTCATGAATGGTAACGTCCTGCAGAAAGCTGGTTGTTTTCATGAAACACACAAGAGCTGCTGTGTGTTCCTTAGATGACTTAATCCCCAAGGTGTTGCCTCCAGTGTTGGGGATGGAGTTTGTGTTTGGGCTTCTGGGCAATGGTCTTGCTCTGTGGATTTTCTGCTTCCACTTCAAGTTCTGAAAACCCAGCTGGATTTTCCTTCTCAGCCTGgcagtggctgactttttccTCATCACCTGCCTGCCTTTCCTGATAGACAAGTGTATGCGGAAACGGAACTTGAAGTTTGGGGATATCACCTGCCACCCAATGCTCTTCATGTTGGCCATGAGCCACAAGAGCAGCACCATCTTCTTCATGGTGGTGGCTGTGGACGGGTATTTCCAGATTGTCCATTCCCACTATGGTCTATATAAGATCTCCTTCTGGATGGCCACCATCATCTCCTGCCTCTTGTGGGGTATCACCACTGGTCTGACCTGTCACCTCTTATACAAAAAGTTGCTGACAGAAAGCAATTGTACATATTTGTACAGTAACTGTATCACCTGCAATATGTTCAGATGGCATGATGTCACATTCCTTCTGGAGTTATTCTTGCCCCTGGGCATCATCCTGTTCTGCTCAGCCAGAATCATCTGGAGCCTGCAGCGAGGCAAATGGACAGGCACAGGATGATCAAGAGAGCCATTCGCTTCATCACAGTGGTGGTCTTCGTCATCTGCCTCCTGCCTAGTGTGGTCATGAGGATAGGCATTTTCTGGGTCCAGCATACAGTTGGGATGTAGGATTGTTGCACCCATCGCTCACCTAACCTGGCGTTTATCATGACTCTCAGACTTGTATACATGAACAGCATGCTGCACCCCATGCTGTACTACTTCCACCCATCTTTCCCCAACTTCTTCAACACATGATCAACCGCTGCCTCTGGAAAAAGATGCCAGAAGATAACCGGACCAGGAGCCTGAAGATCTGGAGAATCTGAGCACCACCAGGAATGCTccggaaacttttttttttttaatttttattgtgccttaagtgaaagtttacaaatcaagtcaatctctcatacaaaaatttatataca
It encodes:
- the LOC126065977 gene encoding hydroxycarboxylic acid receptor 2-like — encoded protein: MTGNVPQKDGTFLQVDHKNCCVFRDDLIPKVLAPVLGLEFVFGVLGNGVALWIFCFHLKSWKSSRVFLFNLAVADFLLIICLPFLTDNYVRKWDWRFGDIACRLMLFMLAMNRQGSIIFLTVVAVDRYFRVVHPHHAVNKISKQTAAIISCLLWGVTIGLTCHLLNKDWLTENNGAFLCSSFSICKSFGWHDAMFLLEFFLPLGIVLYCSARIVWSLRQRKMDKHVNIKRAIRFILVVALVFVICFLPSVAVRISIFRLLYTVGIEDCSSYRSVDLAFFLTLSFTYMNSMLDPLVYYFSSPSFPNFFSSMINRCLRKKSTGESENNRSTSLELTEDQTTTRSAPEALTAK